One Candidatus Eisenbacteria bacterium genomic window, GATCCGGATAATTATGACCTGCAAATCCTCGATCAGGGCTACTCCATGCTCCGTCCGGAGGAGCATACGGCGATGGTTCCGCATGAAGACCGGGAACGGCTTGAGAATCTCTTCAAAGGCACGTCCGATGCGGTGAACTGCTTTGTCTGTACGCCGACGCTGGAGCTGGGGGTTGATATTGGGGCGCTGGACGCGATTCTGATGCGCAATGTGCCGCCGCTTCCGGCGAATTATTGGCAGAGGGCCGGGCGTGCCGGCCGGCGTCACCGGATGGCGGTGGACATGACCTACTGCCGTCCCGTATCCCACGATCGCGCCTACTTCGCCGATCCGCTGAAATTGCTGAGCGGACGTGTTGATCCTCCGGCCTTCAATCTGAGCAATGACCTGATGGTCGCCAAACATGTCCATGCGAGCGTCATCACCCGGCTGCATCAATACTCGCGGGATGAGAGGCGCTCATTCGAGGATCGAGAGCGCATCGCTGGGATCCTCCGAGATTGCATTCCGAATCGGGTAACTCATTACCTGTTTGATAGCGGCCTGATCCGGAAGACGCCACTCGACATTTCCGGGCTAAAGCATCTTATTAACGAGAACATGGATGATCTTGTTGACTATGTGGATAGAGCGTTTCGCCAGGGATGGCCGGAGGCCGACAAGGAGGTTGTGACGCCGCAGGCTTTGCGGGGGCATGTCGAAAGCACGACCGAGGGTTTATCCGCCGTCTTGGATCGCTTGCAACGCCGACTGCGATGGGCGATGGAACAAATCCGTCGTTTGAACAAACTTCGGGAGGAGCAGGGGGATCTGGAGCCGGAGGACGATGCGCTCTTCAGGCGTTGCGATCGCGTTGTCAGGCGGCTCAAGGGGACAGATCGGCGGAGGCGGCGGGAGGCGGAAGGATTTGAGGATGTACACACATACAGTGTTCTCGCCGCGGAGGGATTTTTGCCGGGATACGGACTTGAGGTTGGGTCGATTTTGGGATCCGCGGAAATCCCCTTTTGGCGTGACGGGGCCAGGGATCTGGCGCTGCCGCGGCCGCCGAGTGTTGCGCTGCGGGAGTATGTGCCCGGCAACCTGATCTATGCCAATGGCCATCGCTTCGTGGCGCGGCAATTTCATCGCGAAGTGGATGAGCATCGCATGGAGATGCCCTCGTATGAGATTTCGATGGAGCGTCGAGCGGTGAGACAGATCGGGACGGGGGTGGATCCGGGCGCATTGGGCGCCATGGTTCTGCCGGCGATTTCCGTTTGCGATGTGGATCTTGTGCATCAATCGCATATCTCCGATGAGGAGGAGTTCCGGTTTCAGATGCCGGTGTCGGTGTTTGGATTGGAGAGGGGAGAGCACCGGGGTGGGAAGGCTTTTAGTTGGGGCAAGCAGGATGTTCATGTTCGCAAGGGCGTTCGTCTGCGATTGGTGAATGTCGGGGCGACGCGAGAGATTGAGAGGTCACAACGCATTGGGTATCCGGTCTGTATTGTTTGCGGACAAAGTGTTTCCCCGTCGTCATCGGATCGCCAGCGAGAGCATTTTGCGTCGTCGCATCAGGATCGTTGCGGTCGGCCGGTTGAGTCAGTTGGTTTTTACACTGACGTGGTTGCGGACGCGCTGTCGCTGGTTTCTTGTGAGAATCCCACCGTGGCCTATAGCGTTTTGGAGGCTCTGCGGACCGCGGCGGCGCGGATTCTTGATATGCATCAGGAGGATCTCCAGATACTCGTTATCGGCCATTTGGATCGGGAAGAAGTGGATGCCTATCTTTGGGATCCGATGCCGGGTGGTTCGGGGCTTCTTGAGCAGTTCTGCGGTCGATTTGGCGAGATCGTTGAGGCGGCCCGGGAGATTGTCGCCGGGTGTCCTTCGAATTGTGATACATCGTGCATCGATTGCCTGCAGACGTTCCGAAATGCTTTCTTTCACAAGCATCTGGATCGACGGGTGGCGCTGGAAAAGTTTGATGAGTGGGGTTCGGGGCTGGCTTTTGGGCATGAAATTCCGGCGACGGGCGGTTCAGCGGTTAAGGTTATTGAGGACGGAGCTTACACAGTAAATGAAGCAGAGCGGAAGCTGCGGCATTTGCTGCTTGGTGCTGGATTTGAGGATGGCGTTCGGGGAGAACAGATCATTTTGGATCGGGCAACCGGTTCCACAACGCCGGATGTTATCTATCGAGCTGATTATCATGAGGAGAATGAGGGGATTTGCATTTATCTCGATGGCCTGAGTGAACATCTCCACGGCAATCCTATCACTGCTGAAAAGGATCGGGCGATCAGGACCTGGTTGCGGAATCATGGCTATGAAGTCATTGAGATTGCGGTGACGGATCTAGATGATCGGGGAGCCATGACGACTCATTTCAAACGATTAGCTGGATTTCTTAGAGAAGACGATATTCGCAAGGCATTGCCCGAGGACTCGCTGTGGTTTAAGCGGGCGTGCGAGGCAGCTTCCGAGAATAGAGAATTTTCATTAAAGCGTGTCTATCCCTCAGCAGCCGAAAAATACGTTGAGTGTGTTCCACTGGTCCCATTGGAGGTCGCAGCCGGCGGCTTCGGCGAATCGCAGAATGTCGCGGACGGAGAATGGGAGTGGGTGGAGGTCAAGACGAGCCGGAAACTGCGGGCCGGGATGTTCGTGGCCCAGGTTGTCGGGCGCTCCATGGAGCCTCGGATTCCCGATGGGTCCTATTGTCTTTTTTCGGGCCCGGTGACTGGAACGCGGCAGGGGAAAATCGTATTGGTCCAACTCCGCGATCAGGTCGATCCGGAGACTGGGGCGCGATATACGGTCAAGCAATACGAGAGCGAGAAATCTGCCGGTGACGAGGGCCCGTGGCGGCATATCAAGATTACGCTGAAACCGCTGAACCCCTCTTTTGAGCCGATTTGTTTGACCTGTGAGGATGAAGGGCAGGTGGCTGTGGTGGCGGAGTTGGCAGAGGTTCTTGGCAAAGTCTAAGGAAGAATGAGTGATCAGAGATTCTTTGCAAAGAGCCAATAGAAAACAATCAAAAAGGGGAATGCTTAGCGGGATAAGGATTACGCGGGGATTGTTTTGACTCATTCACCTAACGTTATCGTTTATGATGTTACAAGATATCCGAGTCACATTGATCTCGCTATTCTCCAAAATAGGAGAGAATATATTGAGGTCATTAGGTCGCCGGATTTCTTCTGAGTCGACAAATAGGAGGTCTAATGCTTGACGCAATATATTATCCAAGCTATTTGCCAAGCAAGGAGTGGTTTAAGACACAACTGCTTTTGTGGAATAGGATTTATCGGATTGTCCCGGACCCAATGGAGAGCGTATTTGGAGCCAAGAAAATCTCCTCAGAATGGGGTTTGCCAGAAGAATATGTTCAGACATTGCCTGTGGCCGTCCTGGACATGAACTATCTAAACCAGAGAAAGCGCGCAATTATTAAACAACTGAAATGGCTTTCTACTTTAAAAAAGGACCTGCCAGGGAATTTGCCGGATTGGCTAGTCAGGGTTCTCAAGGAACTGGACTCGGAAGGATTTTATACTGACGCGCCATTTTATTTGAATACTGGGAAGGTGCCCGATTGGGTGGGGACCAAGTTGCTTGAGTATGGATTAAGGCGAAGGGAAAAGGTCGATATATATAATAATGAACACTATGTGATACGGCAAGACGCAGCTGAATTGTTAATGAGTTGTCTCACGCATACGATGGCCGCTCATCGCAATATGTCACCGCTTACCAATAGAGAAATTGCCAATTTCTCCATTTATGGCAATCAGTTGGGGGTTGTTGGTGAGGCCAAGCCAGCAGGCGGAAATTTGAAATCCTTGATTGCCGGGGTATTTGAATTCATGGTACCAAAGAATATCGACAAGCTCGATTTTGCCGAGGTTGTCAAAATTCGGGATGAATATGATGATTTGAGAAAAGGGGCGGCCAACTTCATTAAGAGGATTGCAGATGAGTTTGAGTTGGAGCGAGTGGTCGATGAAAAGAGGGCAAATGAGCTGATTGGGGACGCAACGACGGAATTCAAGAAGAAGGTGGAGGACTTTAAACGGTGCAGTCTGCGGCGAATTATAAAGGACTGGAAAACTCAGACAGTAGCTACATCAATTGGCATGCTCGGTGGCTATATTGCTGGTGGGCCTGGTGCAAGTGTCGGGATCGGGATTGGAGGTGGAGTTTTCTCTATCATTAATCATTTTGTTGGTGCGGCTAAGTCCACACAGATGGAAAAGACTGTTAGATATTTCAGCGTCATCAACCGACAGATAGAACAAAAGGAATATATCGAGGGTTTGCTTTCATATAGGAGGTTGGTCTTGGGTATGTGACTATGAAAAAATCATCTGCATGTTTGAGGGGAATGATAATTCAGTCATGCCCGACATCCTCCTCGCAACCGTGAACGCCAGGTACATTCACAGCTCGTTGGGGCTGCGTTGTCTGCTGGCTAACCTAGGCGATCTCCGGCCTCGAGCTGCCTTAAAAGAGTTCCGCGTAAAGCAGCCGGCCGAAGAGATCGCGGAGCAAATTCTGAAAAAGGCTCCCAAGATCCTGGGCTTGGGCGTCTACATTTGGAATGTACAAAGAACCGCGGAGATCGTAGACATCATCCGACAAAAATCCCCTAAGATCACAATCGTCCTGGGCGGACCGGAGGCAAGCTTTGAAGCCGAACATCAGACCGTCGTTAAAAGGGCCGACTTTGTCATTCAAGGCGAGGGTGACTTGGCATTCGCCCAACTTTGCCGCGACCTGCTGGCTGGGAAACGTCCGTCAGCAAGGATCATCCAGGCTGAACCTTGCGCACTAGACGAGCTAAAATTCCCGTACGACACCTACAAGCCGGAAGATATCGCCCATCGCGTGATCTATGTCGAAGCCTCGCGGGGATGCGCCTATCGCTGCGAGTTCTGCCTATCCGCCCTGGAGACCGCCCCACGCTACTTCCAAACAGTGGCCTTTCTCGAGGAAATGCAGCGCCTGCTGGATCGCGGCGCGCGGCATTTTAAATTTGTGGATCGCACCTTCAATCACGACCTGGAGCGGGCCGAAAAGATTCTGCGCTTCTTTCTGAACCGGTCGCCCCACGACACGTTTCTGCATCTGGAGGCGGTGCCGCATCGATTTCCCGAATCGTTCTGCCGCCTGCTGGGAGAGTTTCCGCCGGGAAGCCTGCAGCTCGAGATCGGGTTTCAAACGCTGAATCCGGAGGTGTCCGAACGGATCGGCAGGCGGTACTCGGTCGAGAAGGCTCTAAAAACTCTCAGCCATCTGCGCCGGGACACGCACGCCTATCTCCACACCGATCTCATCGCGGGTTTGCCCGGTGAAGACCTCGACAGCTTTGCGCGGGGATTCGATCGGCTCCTGGCGGCCGGCCCGCACGAGATTCAGGTCGGGATCCTGAAACGCCTGCGCGGGGCTCCCATCCGCCGGCACAGCCGGGAATGGGGGATGGTCTATCGTGAGGAAGCCCCCTACGATCTTATACAAAACCGGCTCATGGACGCCGCCACGATGCAACAGCTCAATCGCTTCGCCCGCTTCTGGGATCGCACCTTTAACAGCGGCCGCTTTCCCAACCTGGTCCCACTGATTTGGCGAGATGAGGCGTCGCCGTTTTTCGCCTTCTGGTCCTGGAGCGCATGGGCCTCGGATCACTTCGGCCGGGATCATTCCATCCCTCTGGACGAGCTCACGCGAGCCTTGACGCAATACTTGAAAGAGGTCCGCGGGCTGCCTCCGGAAGCGGTGGAGACGGCCCAGCGGAACGATCGTCCGATCCGGCGGCCGCAGCGGCATCCGTCATCCGTCCCGTACCTAAAACGCCAGCGCCGGCATCTTGAAAGTGGTATAGAATCCGACAGATGAGAACTGATGCTGACGCCTGCCTACGCAGAGATCTGAGATACAATTCTGGAGAATTCGACATTCAAGCGATCAGATACTGTCTGAATTAGATCTTGCACAGCATCGCCGCAACTGGTAAATTGTGTCCAGTTATGGAGGTCTAACGCAATGTCGCCTGAGCAATTCCTTTTGTCCCACCCGGTCTTTACACGTACTGAACTGCGGTCTGCTCTCCCCGAGCAATCTACAGCCACGCTGGACCGCACACTAACGCGCTGGCGCCGGCAGGGGCGGATTGAGCGTGTAAAACGTGGTCTCTTTGTGCGCCTGGAGCATCACAGGGAGGGCACGCAGGTCTTACCCGATTTCGCGGTCCTGGCTTCGCGCATGGCGTCCGATGCGGCGGCCGCCTATCATACCGCGCTCGAGGTCCACGGCTGTGCCCAGAGCATCTTTGAACGCTTCACGTTCGTGACCTGGACGGG contains:
- a CDS encoding DEAD/DEAH box helicase, yielding MSLNPIIFSERVLRSFLRYQLTAYHFADEGLHSQMRSLLSLDETRQSPLMKGPYVSLSRPFRRGAKVVDLIGRGIFHPHMRHLIPEEITHIYGHQEDATRAIHEGKTTLISTGTGSGKTECFLWPIVSRCLEIKEAKAKPGISAVICYPMNALAEDQLGRLRGMLAGTGITFGMYVGKTPETESEVTGIRLPMGSSHADYIAKLEELRDEKRPDSVYPPEEVCSREEMRKPGGQPRILLTNVNQLELLLTRQRDVELFADARLDYLVFDEAHTFTGAKGAETACLIRRLRSFCGREESDTVCVATSATIVDKENPEAARDFASRFFGVPKSDVQTVGEAYEPELWEGKRSIPPAPKKDPNEILSACVEAVDKGEGTDAAIRAVYRDLAGSELPAGDWSVALYESLSQNEIVFRLTELLAEPWNLNQLPEELAKHVGRPVCEAEILSWLTLGAAARIEERPLLRPVVHGFIRGISGAVVSFAEDADDPHLWLAAEDEIAAAQGESQSHHFPVMTCTTCGQHYFVAFLKDFEFYAGGLGGGDASEGSHSWEPLAEAQGGRRVVLTDRIVGGTDDEAIEESDQTAELHFCRGCGAAFPGSVTRCIYCSSVGQSVRLFAIRQKEDNPGNLTRCISCGSTGSHIGGRYREPARTVRATNVADVHILAQDMIHHSERPRLLVFCDNRQDAAFQAGWMKDHARRFRLRALMAEGLKQGPMSVGDLVHYLDDVLNKDEVLSRALVPEVWLVARKEGKGGRHEQERRKFLRFQVLREVTMTGRQTVGLEPWGRMRVEYEGLNASLPWIQDHANQLRLPAEHLREGVASLLDILRRRRILFDPEYQVFTKYWQEGDQELQYGYLPQTWGPIGTKLQRGLAEEGRYIVQWITSRGQTTMHQIVRKWGVEVTDVADFLESLFEFLRKLELLKPVRLTGAKGKPLPGLSGLYQVDADHLRLQGNHGVWCCQTCRRRSIRNTPHSRCPAYRCEGVLAYLPEDPDNYDLQILDQGYSMLRPEEHTAMVPHEDRERLENLFKGTSDAVNCFVCTPTLELGVDIGALDAILMRNVPPLPANYWQRAGRAGRRHRMAVDMTYCRPVSHDRAYFADPLKLLSGRVDPPAFNLSNDLMVAKHVHASVITRLHQYSRDERRSFEDRERIAGILRDCIPNRVTHYLFDSGLIRKTPLDISGLKHLINENMDDLVDYVDRAFRQGWPEADKEVVTPQALRGHVESTTEGLSAVLDRLQRRLRWAMEQIRRLNKLREEQGDLEPEDDALFRRCDRVVRRLKGTDRRRRREAEGFEDVHTYSVLAAEGFLPGYGLEVGSILGSAEIPFWRDGARDLALPRPPSVALREYVPGNLIYANGHRFVARQFHREVDEHRMEMPSYEISMERRAVRQIGTGVDPGALGAMVLPAISVCDVDLVHQSHISDEEEFRFQMPVSVFGLERGEHRGGKAFSWGKQDVHVRKGVRLRLVNVGATREIERSQRIGYPVCIVCGQSVSPSSSDRQREHFASSHQDRCGRPVESVGFYTDVVADALSLVSCENPTVAYSVLEALRTAAARILDMHQEDLQILVIGHLDREEVDAYLWDPMPGGSGLLEQFCGRFGEIVEAAREIVAGCPSNCDTSCIDCLQTFRNAFFHKHLDRRVALEKFDEWGSGLAFGHEIPATGGSAVKVIEDGAYTVNEAERKLRHLLLGAGFEDGVRGEQIILDRATGSTTPDVIYRADYHEENEGICIYLDGLSEHLHGNPITAEKDRAIRTWLRNHGYEVIEIAVTDLDDRGAMTTHFKRLAGFLREDDIRKALPEDSLWFKRACEAASENREFSLKRVYPSAAEKYVECVPLVPLEVAAGGFGESQNVADGEWEWVEVKTSRKLRAGMFVAQVVGRSMEPRIPDGSYCLFSGPVTGTRQGKIVLVQLRDQVDPETGARYTVKQYESEKSAGDEGPWRHIKITLKPLNPSFEPICLTCEDEGQVAVVAELAEVLGKV
- a CDS encoding DUF4080 domain-containing protein — its product is MPDILLATVNARYIHSSLGLRCLLANLGDLRPRAALKEFRVKQPAEEIAEQILKKAPKILGLGVYIWNVQRTAEIVDIIRQKSPKITIVLGGPEASFEAEHQTVVKRADFVIQGEGDLAFAQLCRDLLAGKRPSARIIQAEPCALDELKFPYDTYKPEDIAHRVIYVEASRGCAYRCEFCLSALETAPRYFQTVAFLEEMQRLLDRGARHFKFVDRTFNHDLERAEKILRFFLNRSPHDTFLHLEAVPHRFPESFCRLLGEFPPGSLQLEIGFQTLNPEVSERIGRRYSVEKALKTLSHLRRDTHAYLHTDLIAGLPGEDLDSFARGFDRLLAAGPHEIQVGILKRLRGAPIRRHSREWGMVYREEAPYDLIQNRLMDAATMQQLNRFARFWDRTFNSGRFPNLVPLIWRDEASPFFAFWSWSAWASDHFGRDHSIPLDELTRALTQYLKEVRGLPPEAVETAQRNDRPIRRPQRHPSSVPYLKRQRRHLESGIESDR